CTTGTCCTGGCAGCGCCGCAGCCATTCGACGGCGCGGTGGCTGCCGGTCCCTCCCGACTCCACCTGCGCATTGCTCAGACGGAAGCCGCCGAACCCGACTACGAGCTGACAGCCTTCGGCGATGTCGTTCCAGGACGGCGAGGTATCGCAGGCGTCCTTGTAGTCCGGCCCGAGGATATGCGGCAGAAGGACGGCCGCAGCACCATAGGAATAGCTGTTGACGGAAGAGGTGAAGCCGCCGGCGAGATTGAGCAGTCGCTTGAGCTGGCTTTGCGCATGGTGGAAACGGCCGGCGCTGGCCCAGCCGTAGGAGCCGGCGAAGATCGCCTGGTTGCCGTGGATCTCGCGCACGCGCCGAATCTCGCCGGCGATCAGGCCTGCAGCCTTGTCCCAGCTTATCTCGACGAAATCCTCGCGGCCGCGCGAAACGCCGGTAGCGGCAAGAGGCCCCTTCTCCAGCCAGGACTTGCGGACCATCGGGGCGCGGATGCGCTCCGGATGGGCGGCCAGATCCAGATAGCCGAGACCCATTTCCGAAGGGTCCGGATCGTGGCGGAACGGCAGGAGCTTGCGCTTCCCGTTCGCATCCGTGCCGACTTCGTAAGTACCGAAATGGGTTGCGAACAGATGCGTCATTTTCTCAAACCTCCAGTACGAAATGACGGTTGCCGACGGGCCGCAGAACGGCTTCCTCCCGCGGCAGGTTGGCGCCGGCGTCGAAGACGAGCGGGCGGCGATTCCGTTCGATATCCGGGTCGGGAACCGGGATCGCCGAAAGCAACGCTTTCGTATAGGGGTGCTGCGGATTTTCAAAAATCGCGTCGCAGGGACCGATTTCGACGATGCGCCCGCGCAGCATGACCGCCACCCGGTGGCAGAGATAACGGATCATCGACAGGTCGTGGGCGATGAACAGATAGGTCAATCCCAGCTCGTCCTGCAGATCCTGGAAGAGGTTGACGATCTGCGCCTGGATCGACACGTCGAGTGCGGTGATCGGCTCGTCGGCCACGATGAAGGCGGGATTGAGCGCGATGGCCCGCGCGATATTGACGCGCTGGCGCTGGCCGCCTGAAAACTCATGCGGATAACGCTTCATGAAGGACGGATCGAGGCCGACTTTGGTAAACAGCGAGGCGACGCGATCCTCGCGCTCGCGGCGCGAACCGGCCAGTTTATGAACCTCCAGCGGCTCACCGACAAATTCGCCCACCGTCATGCGCGGATTGAGCGAGGCATAGGGATCCTGGAAGATGACCTGCATGTCGCGCCGGTAAGGCTTCAGCATCGCCTTGCTCAGGCCGGTAATGTTCTCACCCTTGTAGAGGATGTCGCCGCTGGTCGGCGCCTCGAGCTGCAGCAGCACACGGCCGGTCGTGCTCTTGCCCGAGCCGGATTCGCCGACAAGGCCGAGGGTTTCGCCGGGGGCGATGTCGAAACTGACATTGTTGACGGCCTTCAGGGCTGGCGTCGAACCGCCGAACAAACGCTTCTCGCCGCCATAGGTCTTGCAGAGGTTCTGGACCGAAACCAGCGGCTTCATGTTGCTCTCGCTCATGGCTGCACCTGCGTGGCGGCAAGCTCGGCACGAAGATCGTACCAGGCGGCCGCCTTGTGGCCGGCAACGCTGCCCTCGACTTCGCCGAGCGGCGGCGTCTCGATGCGGCAACGCTCTGTCGCGAAGGGATTGCGCGGCGCGAAAGGATCGCCGATCGGCTCCTTGGTCAGGTCCGGCGGATTGCCGGGGATCTGGTAAAGCCGGGTCACACCTCGACGACCGCCATGCGGCAGAGACTTCAGAAGGCCCCAGGTATAGGCGTTGCGGGGATCGTGGAACACGGCGCGGACCGGGCCGCGTTCCATGATCCGGCCGCCATACATGACCTGAACCGTATCGGCGAGGCCGGCGACGACGCCCATGTCATGGGTGATCCAGATGACGGTGGTGCCGATCTTTTTCTTGAGATCACGCACCAGATCGAGGATCTGCGCCTGGACGGTGACGTCGAGCGCCGTGGTCGCCTCGTCGGCGATCAGCAGCTTCGGATTGCACGAAATGCCGATCGCGATCATCACGCGCTGGCGCATGCCGCCGGAAAACTCGTGCGGATATTGTCTGGCGCGGCGGGCGGCATCGGGGATGCCGACAAGTTCGAGAAGTTCGACGACGCGGGTCCGCGCCTGGCTTGCCGACATGCCGAAATGCCGCCGCAGCGGCTCGGCGATCTGCCGCTCGATGGTCAGGACCGGATTGAGCGAGGTCATCGGATCCTGGAAGACGAAGCCGATTTCCTTGCCGCGCACTTCGAACAGTTCGCGTTGCGACAGCGCCAGCAGGTCGCGGCCGTTGAACAGGACTTCGCCGCGGACGATGCGGCCGGGCGGCGTCGCGATCAGCCCGACCATCGACAGGGCATGGACACTCTTGCCCGAGCCGGATTCGCCGACGATGCCGAGCGTCTCGCCCTCTTCCAGGCTGTAGGACACGTCGTTGACGGCATGCACGGTGCCGGTCGGCGTGTCGAACGCGACGGTAAGATTGCGGACCTCGAGCAAGGGTGCCATCGGACGCTCAGACCTCCAGATAGCCGCCGGCCGAGCGGGTCAGATACTCGCGGCCGGTCTCGGTGACGAGAACGGTATCGGAGATCTGCGTCGCGCAGACGCCGGGAACGCGGATATTGGGCTCGAAGGTGAAGATCATGCCCGGTTCGAGCACTAGCGAAGACGACGCGTCGAGCGAGGAATGCTCGTGTGCGCCAAGGCCGATCCCGTGGCCGATGCGGCCCGGGATGTTGGCACCGTAACCACGCGTCGTCAGGCCCTCGCGGGTCTTCTCGAACAGGTCCTTGTAGGGCGTGCCGGGCCTGATCAGGGCATCGACCTCTTCGCGGATGTCGAGAATGGCGTCGAGCGCCCGCTTGTTGACTTCCGGCAGCGGGGCCATCGCGATGGTGCGTTCGTTTTCGGCGTGGATGCCGTTGGCGATCGTCCAGATCAGCACCGAGACGGCCTCGCCGCGCTGAGGCTTGCGCTGGGTGGGGTTGTCGCAATTGTAGAACATGCGCGGCCCCGAGAGCACCCAGGTGGCCATGCCGTTCTGGACCCCGCCTTCCAGCGAGCCGAAGTCGCAGACCTCGACATCGGGATATTCGGCGGTCCACAGCTTGTTCATCGCATGCATGGAGGCGATGGCGACCTCCCGCTCGTTGCCGCCGGCGGCAAGGGCTGCGACCGCCGTATCCATGCCAAGATCAGCCGCCCGCGCGGCGATGCGGGCATTGGCGATCTCGTCCGGGTCCTTGATCAGGCGGCAATGGTCGATCAGATGGCTGACATCGGCGAATGCCGCGTCCGGCAGCGCCTTGCGCAACTGGCCGGCCCGCTGGATCGAGATGAATTCCTCCTCGATGCCGACGGTCTTGCCGGCCACGCCGAGATCGGCAAGGATCGAGGCCAGCGCATCCTGCCAGTTCGGCCCCATGGTGACCTTGGTCGACCAGGAACCGTAGAGGCGGATATCAGGCACCCAGGCGCTGGCGCGGCCGTGATCGTCGCGCAGCGCATGCACGAGCATGATCGGGTCATGGTCCGGGGTCAGGATGGCGATCACCGGGTGGGAATAGATGATCGGGTTGAAGCCGGTGAAATAGAAGCTGTTTTCCGGTTTGAAGGAGACGATGACATCGACACCCTGCCTGGCCATCCCGGCCTTCAGGCGTCCGACGCGGGGCGGTAACGTGGAACGGGAAAGCTGGTTCATCGCATGGTCCTCAATTTCGGATCGAAATGATCGCGCAGCCAGTCACCCAGAAGGTTGACGCTGAGCACAGTCAGGAGAATGGCAATGCCGGGGAAGGTGACGATCCACCAGGCGGTCGAGATATAGACGCGGCCATCGGCCAGCATGCGGCCCCAGCTCGGATTGGGCGGCTGGACGCCGAGGCCGAGAAACGAGAGCGCCGCGTCCATGATGATGATGCGGGCGAGTTCCAGCGTCGCGATCACCAGCGCCGGGGTCATGACGTTCGGCAGCAGGTGCTTGAGCATGATGCGCCAGGTTCCCGCACCGATCGCATGGGCCGACAGGATGAACTCGCGTTCGCGAAGGGCAAGCACCTGGCCACGGATGATGCGGGCGTAGCGGAGCCAGCTCGTCAGGGCGAGCACGATGACGAGGTTGCGGGTCGAGGGCCCGAGCGCCGCAACCACCAGAAGGGCCAGAAGCATCAGCGGCAAGGCAAGCTGGATATCGACAATGCGCATCAGGATGCGATCGACCATGCCGCGGTAATAACCGGCGACAATGCCGAGCAACGTGCCGACGATGCCGCCCAGAATGACGGCCGCGGCCGCAATCGCCAGGGTGATCCGGCTGCCATGGACGATGCGAGACAGGATATCGCGACCGAGTTCGTCGGTACCGAGCGGATGGGCGCCGGGCGAAAACTGTCCTGTCCAGGTGGGAGCCGTCATGCGGGCAAGCAGGTTGGATCGCGTCGGCACGGGCAGGCCGAGATAGGGCGCGAGAATTGCGGCCAGCACGAAGACCGACACCAGCAGGAAACCGAACAGTCCGGCGCGGCTTTTCAGAAGAGCGAGGAAGAAAGCTTTCATGGCCGCACCTATCGCCGACGGATGCGCGGATCGAGCACGCCATAGAGCAGATCGACCAACAGGTTGACGACGATGAAGATGGCGGCGACCAGCGCGACCCCCGCCTGGATGACCGGGAAATCCTGGGCCTGGATCGCCTGCATGATGATGCGCCCGACACCGGGCCAGGCGAACACGGTTTCGATGACCACCGATCCCCCGAGAAGCTCGCCGGCGATGATGCCGATCATCGTAATCACCGGGATCAGCGCGTTTCGCGCGATGTGCCAGAAGAACACGGTGCGCGGCAACAGGCCCTTGGCGCGCGCGGTTCGAACGTAATCCTCACGCATGATGTCGAGCAGCGACGAGCGGAGCAGACGGGCGATCGAAGCCGACACGAAGACCGACAGCGTCAGTCCCGGCAGCACGAGATGCGCGATCGTTCCGGAGCCCCCCGTCGGGAACCAGCCGAGATCGACCGAAAATACCAGGATCAGCATGATGCCGAGCCAGAAAACCGGCGTCGCCTGGCCCAGAAGAGCCGCCAGCATGACGATGAATTCCGAGATGGTGCCGCGTTTCAGCGCCGCGATGGCACCGGCCACCGCTCCGATCAGCGTCCCGAACACAAGCGCGGTACCGGCCAGCGTGGCGGTCACCGGCATGCGTTCGAGAACGACGTCCATGGCGGGGCGCTGGTGCTGGAACGAGATGCCGAAATCGCCCCGGACCATGGCCAGCACGGAGATCAGATATTGTTCGAGGATCGGGCGATCGAGGCCAAGCGAAGCCCGAAGCGCGTCGAGGTCCTGCTGGCCGGCACCGACCGGCAGCAGAAGCACGGCCGGGTCGCCGAGAACGCGGCTCACGAAAAAAACGATCGTGACCACGCCCCATATGGCGAGCAACGATTCTGCCAGCTTGCCGACAAGATAGCGGGTCACGGCCAGCACCTCGTCCGATGGGGCTTGACGGTCGTCATTCGGCCGCTCCCTTGAGGATGGCTGGGATCATCGCGGCGGAATCCGTCCACTCGTCGCCAAGCAGCTCCGGCGTTTCAAAGGCGACCAGGTTGTCGAAATGGATTTCGCGGTCGGCGACGAAGAGATTGCGGGCGATGCCGCGTGCAAGCCGACGCCCGCCGTCGCTGACCGCCGGTATGTCGCCCGACAACTTGCCGTGGCTGAGCGAGGCCGGATAGTTAAAGCAATGGACGAGATGCAGTGCCGGGCAGCTGCCGGGGACCTTTTCGAGAAACTCAAAATCGGGGCCGAGATAGGGAGACGTGGCGAGCTCGCCATTTTCCATGCCGTTCTCGGGGGTGAAGACGTCGCTCCAGAACTGGATATAAGGCGCGAAATGCTTGAGTTCGGGGCGGCGATCGAGATCTACCCGAAAGCCTGTGGCGAAGATCGCGAAATCATAGTCGAATTCGCCGCGACTGGTTTCAACGACGATATGGTCGCCGCTTTCTCGCAGGCCGGTCACCGCCGTGCCGAGGAAAAACCGGCTGTTTTGATGTTGCGACACTCGCAGGGTGGAATCGCGCGGCGGCGGCGTCTGGGCGTCGAGCACGTAGTCGAGAAATTTCCATTTCCACGCATCGCTGAGGCCGGCAAAACCCTGGACGACGCCCTGGCTGGCAATGCCGGTGAATTTGTTGATGCGGGGGAGTTCCTTGCGCCGGATGATCATATCGACCTGGCCGGCACCCGCTTCGAGCGCAGTTGCGGCATTGTCCATGGCTGAAGCCCCGGCCCCGACGACCGCGACGCGCTTGCCCTTCAGGGCCGAGAAATCGATCTCGTCGGCGGAATGGGCCCAGAATTTTGGCCGTACGCGCTCGACGAATTCCGGCACGTAACCGCCGCCGAGGCCGTCGCGGCCGGTCGCCAGAACCACGTGCCGGGCATAAAGTCGTTCTTGTCCACCGCTTTGCGCATCCGAAACGTCGAGAGCGATCAGGTCTTGGCTGACCGGGATCATCTCGGTGACGGTGACGAGATTGCGGACCGGCAGTTGAAGCACGCGGCGGTACCAGATCAGGTAGTCCATCCACTGCGATTTGGGGATCTTGCCGAGCGCGTCCCATGCCTGCGCACCGAACTGCGAAACATACCATGCCCTGAATGTCAGCGCCGGCAGGCCCAGCGCCGGCCCCGGCAGCTGTTTGGGAGAGCGCAGTGTTTCCATGCGCGCGAACGTCACCCACGGCCCCTCCTGCCCTGCGGGGGAGCGGTCGAGGCAGACGACGTTATGGATGCCGAGCATTTTCAGCGATGCGGTCGCGACCAGGCCGCACATGCCGGCGCCGATTACGACGGTATCGAAAACTTCGACGCCATCATATTCGGTCGCCGGCACCCACTCCTTGGGAGGGAGCTCGAGAAACGACAGGTCCTCGGCAAGCCGCTGTTCAAGCGCTTCCAGGCCTTTCATCCGCTGTGCGTCCTGCGCCTTCAAAATCACTGCTCCTGTGCGTTCGCGCCGGCGCCGAAAGTCGCATCCGCCACGCGTTCGATATGGCCGGGATCATGCGCCACGAAGCCCGGTATGCGGGCGGCCGAAATCCTGATGATCAACTGGATGAGCTCCAGAACACCTTCCGAAAGCGGCTTGGAAGCGGCCGAGAAAATGCCCCAGAGAAACGGGATGTCGACATCGAGCGGGCGGATCTCGACGTTCTTGAGCTGCAGGCCATAGGCGGTCGCGGGCTCCACTATGGAGACCCCGAAACCGGTGGAGGCAAGCTGCAGCGCATTCAGCGCCGCATTGGTATCGACGACGCGCGAGGGCCGAACATCGGCCGTCTGCAGCGCCTGATTGACGCGGCGACGCAGGCGGAAGGGATTGGCCATGGTGATGAGGCAGCGGTCGGCCAGGTCGCGAACCGAGATGATGTCCTTGCCCGCCAGAGGATCGTCGGCCGCCACCGCGGCAACGCAAGGCGCTTGAAACAGGCCGTGCACATCAAGGCCCGGATGTTCGACAGGCAGCGAGGCGACGCAGAAATCCGCGGTGCGGGCAAGCACCGACTGGACGGCCGCCTCGGCCGAAATGCTGCGCAGATGGACATTCCGCGGAATGAGGTCCGCCGGCATTTCCGCAAGCGCGAGCGGTACCAATCCACTGGCAAATGCCGGGATCGCAGCGATCTCGATCGGCGCCGGCTCTTCCGAGAGAATATTCCTGGCGCGCTCCTTGAGTTGGCCGATGCCGGTCAGGAACCGCTCGGCATCCGAATGAAAAGCGATGGCTCGCGATGTCGGCGTGATGCGGGGTCCGTTGCGGTCAAAAAGCGCAAAGCCGACCGAGGATTCGAGTTCCTGAATGAGCCGCGTCACCTGCGACTGCGAGCGGTCGAGCAGCCGGGCGGCAGCGGTGATACTGCCTGCCGACATGACTGCGAGGAACACTTCGAGCTGCTTGATTTCCATCGCCGACCCATAATGCGTAAAATGCAGCATTGACCAACATCAATTCAAATATTGCATGGTTCTCTTTTTAAGCAAACAAAATTTGTGCCTAATTCGTGATCTTTTGGAAAGTTTGATCCGATGAAGGCGGTACGCCGAGAATAATTCCCCGGCCCTTGCGCCATCCGGCCGCAAGGCTAATGTCCGATGCGAACGACAGCGGAAGTCCATGGCAGCCAAGACGACGACACTCAACGCCAAAAACCTGGAGGCCCTCGGCGCACCGCGCCTGGCCGAACTGCTCATCGAGATCAGCACCGGCAGTGCAGCAAACAAACGACGGCTTCGCATGGAGCTTGCCGGTAACCACAGCGGCGCCGAGATCGCCCGCGAAGTGCGCAAGCGGCTCACGAGCATTGCCCGTTCGCGAACCTTCATAAACTGGCGCAGGGTGAAGGCGGTCACGAAGGATCTGGAAACGC
This genomic window from Neorhizobium galegae contains:
- a CDS encoding ABC transporter permease, whose product is MTRYLVGKLAESLLAIWGVVTIVFFVSRVLGDPAVLLLPVGAGQQDLDALRASLGLDRPILEQYLISVLAMVRGDFGISFQHQRPAMDVVLERMPVTATLAGTALVFGTLIGAVAGAIAALKRGTISEFIVMLAALLGQATPVFWLGIMLILVFSVDLGWFPTGGSGTIAHLVLPGLTLSVFVSASIARLLRSSLLDIMREDYVRTARAKGLLPRTVFFWHIARNALIPVITMIGIIAGELLGGSVVIETVFAWPGVGRIIMQAIQAQDFPVIQAGVALVAAIFIVVNLLVDLLYGVLDPRIRRR
- a CDS encoding LysR family transcriptional regulator, yielding MEIKQLEVFLAVMSAGSITAAARLLDRSQSQVTRLIQELESSVGFALFDRNGPRITPTSRAIAFHSDAERFLTGIGQLKERARNILSEEPAPIEIAAIPAFASGLVPLALAEMPADLIPRNVHLRSISAEAAVQSVLARTADFCVASLPVEHPGLDVHGLFQAPCVAAVAADDPLAGKDIISVRDLADRCLITMANPFRLRRRVNQALQTADVRPSRVVDTNAALNALQLASTGFGVSIVEPATAYGLQLKNVEIRPLDVDIPFLWGIFSAASKPLSEGVLELIQLIIRISAARIPGFVAHDPGHIERVADATFGAGANAQEQ
- a CDS encoding ABC transporter ATP-binding protein, whose protein sequence is MAPLLEVRNLTVAFDTPTGTVHAVNDVSYSLEEGETLGIVGESGSGKSVHALSMVGLIATPPGRIVRGEVLFNGRDLLALSQRELFEVRGKEIGFVFQDPMTSLNPVLTIERQIAEPLRRHFGMSASQARTRVVELLELVGIPDAARRARQYPHEFSGGMRQRVMIAIGISCNPKLLIADEATTALDVTVQAQILDLVRDLKKKIGTTVIWITHDMGVVAGLADTVQVMYGGRIMERGPVRAVFHDPRNAYTWGLLKSLPHGGRRGVTRLYQIPGNPPDLTKEPIGDPFAPRNPFATERCRIETPPLGEVEGSVAGHKAAAWYDLRAELAATQVQP
- a CDS encoding ABC transporter ATP-binding protein → MSESNMKPLVSVQNLCKTYGGEKRLFGGSTPALKAVNNVSFDIAPGETLGLVGESGSGKSTTGRVLLQLEAPTSGDILYKGENITGLSKAMLKPYRRDMQVIFQDPYASLNPRMTVGEFVGEPLEVHKLAGSRREREDRVASLFTKVGLDPSFMKRYPHEFSGGQRQRVNIARAIALNPAFIVADEPITALDVSIQAQIVNLFQDLQDELGLTYLFIAHDLSMIRYLCHRVAVMLRGRIVEIGPCDAIFENPQHPYTKALLSAIPVPDPDIERNRRPLVFDAGANLPREEAVLRPVGNRHFVLEV
- a CDS encoding NAD(P)-binding domain-containing protein, whose amino-acid sequence is MKGLEALEQRLAEDLSFLELPPKEWVPATEYDGVEVFDTVVIGAGMCGLVATASLKMLGIHNVVCLDRSPAGQEGPWVTFARMETLRSPKQLPGPALGLPALTFRAWYVSQFGAQAWDALGKIPKSQWMDYLIWYRRVLQLPVRNLVTVTEMIPVSQDLIALDVSDAQSGGQERLYARHVVLATGRDGLGGGYVPEFVERVRPKFWAHSADEIDFSALKGKRVAVVGAGASAMDNAATALEAGAGQVDMIIRRKELPRINKFTGIASQGVVQGFAGLSDAWKWKFLDYVLDAQTPPPRDSTLRVSQHQNSRFFLGTAVTGLRESGDHIVVETSRGEFDYDFAIFATGFRVDLDRRPELKHFAPYIQFWSDVFTPENGMENGELATSPYLGPDFEFLEKVPGSCPALHLVHCFNYPASLSHGKLSGDIPAVSDGGRRLARGIARNLFVADREIHFDNLVAFETPELLGDEWTDSAAMIPAILKGAAE
- a CDS encoding M24 family metallopeptidase — protein: MNQLSRSTLPPRVGRLKAGMARQGVDVIVSFKPENSFYFTGFNPIIYSHPVIAILTPDHDPIMLVHALRDDHGRASAWVPDIRLYGSWSTKVTMGPNWQDALASILADLGVAGKTVGIEEEFISIQRAGQLRKALPDAAFADVSHLIDHCRLIKDPDEIANARIAARAADLGMDTAVAALAAGGNEREVAIASMHAMNKLWTAEYPDVEVCDFGSLEGGVQNGMATWVLSGPRMFYNCDNPTQRKPQRGEAVSVLIWTIANGIHAENERTIAMAPLPEVNKRALDAILDIREEVDALIRPGTPYKDLFEKTREGLTTRGYGANIPGRIGHGIGLGAHEHSSLDASSSLVLEPGMIFTFEPNIRVPGVCATQISDTVLVTETGREYLTRSAGGYLEV
- a CDS encoding ABC transporter permease, whose protein sequence is MKAFFLALLKSRAGLFGFLLVSVFVLAAILAPYLGLPVPTRSNLLARMTAPTWTGQFSPGAHPLGTDELGRDILSRIVHGSRITLAIAAAAVILGGIVGTLLGIVAGYYRGMVDRILMRIVDIQLALPLMLLALLVVAALGPSTRNLVIVLALTSWLRYARIIRGQVLALREREFILSAHAIGAGTWRIMLKHLLPNVMTPALVIATLELARIIIMDAALSFLGLGVQPPNPSWGRMLADGRVYISTAWWIVTFPGIAILLTVLSVNLLGDWLRDHFDPKLRTMR